The Takifugu flavidus isolate HTHZ2018 chromosome 21, ASM371156v2, whole genome shotgun sequence genome has a window encoding:
- the LOC130518751 gene encoding chondroitin sulfate proteoglycan 5-like isoform X3, with product MAPGESRFLTWQVLLTISIVLAPVSAHGRHSLARRYHHHNQSSFSKEALNTRMVLSDDSAERDHLIGAGLSLGAKLPLSSKRLHSHKRSHLDIVEEDAPAGEELTAGGAGPDQPGNPLTDDVITVAFHSPAPDIVPSDVALDWTKVAKPQKQKSGNPPAWGLSDFYDYPPDDDLSAVDVTPEPEPSPSPPADMEDENPLLAGSPAAPTSTKSDMTGTSTPRATPMPGREKSDGLDVGGAMGADGCRLGFVLSGPGVCVSQCEIEPNFCFNGGVCTVIAGSGAFCRCNVQDYIWNKGTRCDWAVTEFQVMCVVVGVASLVLILLFMIIVFFAKRLHHLKNENRRLRRHSKYRPQSSEPQTDGLSVSTTADGSQPNRPSAASYTWEYKPRNSYNHFQDEPQKQIQDQAKSPQAKEEGSMNILNSHSPKHENNRPTSVIHDQGRAPNNAEEYTEDGVTIGLEVLLPKEAKRHADTSPPLQYDVFLYKVANSGESASPSNPTNAYSSSHPTPRSPKTPKMPKSPKHSREPPPGDREPLSGRHSSPGRHPLPGRHPSPTRHSAPGCYPSHHSSSHFQRMPTSSSSPPQHRRSRGASQASVSECPPTGGGHQSGHLHPSPSSPHLTQPPPSPSRVKCSPVSTRSLPPLS from the exons ATGGCACCGGGTGAGAGTCGTTTCTTGACCTGGCAGGTGCTGCTGACCATCTCAATTGTCCTGGCGCCCGTGTCTGCTCACG GGAGACATTCACTGGCTCGGCGCTACCATCACCACAACCAATCATCCTTCAGCAAGGAGGCCTTGAACACCAGGATGGTTCTGAGTGATGACTCAGCAGAGAGGGACCACCTGATCGGTGCAGGTCTCAGTCTCGGGGCCAAACTACCGCTAAGCTCCAAACGTCTCCACTCACATAAACGCTCTCATCTAGACATCGTAGAGGAGGATGCGCCCGCAGGCGAGGAGCTCACcgctggaggagcaggtccaGACCAGCCAGGAAACCCTCTGACGGATGATGTCATAACCGTGGCGTTTCACAGTCCCGCTCCTGACATTGTGCCCTCTGATGTTGCGCTCGACTGGACCAAGGTCGCGAAACCCCAGAAGCAAAAAAGCGGGAACCCTCCTGCGTGGGGCCTTTCTGACTTTTACGACTACCCCCCCGACGACGACCTCTCGGCAGTGGACGTGACCCCAGAACCCGAGCCGAGCCCGTCACCCCCAGCCGACATGGAGGACGAGAATCCACTCCTCGCCGGCTCTCCTGCTGCACCTACCAGCACAAAGTCTGATATGACTGGCACATCCACCCCACGAGCTACTCCGATGCCAGGGCGGGAGAAGAGCGACGGGCTGGACGTTGGCGGCGCCATGGGGGCCGACGGCTGCAGGCTGGGCTTTGTACTGTCTGGACCTGGAgtttgtgtgtctcagtgtgaaaTTGAACCCAATTTCTGCTTCAATGGGGGTGTCTGTACTGTGATTGCAGGAAGCGGCGCCTTCTGCAG GTGTAATGTGCAGGACTATATCTGGAACAAAGGGACACGCTGTGATTGGGCCGTCACCGAATTCCAAGTGATGTGCGtggtggtgggcgtggcctcgctGGTTCTTATCCTCCTCTTTATGATCATCGTGTTCTTCGCCAAGAGGCTGCATCACCTCAAGAACGAGAACAGGCGCCTTCGCCGACACag TAAGTACCGCCCACAAAGCAGCGAGCCGCAGACGGATGGCCTCTCGGTTTCCACCACGGCCGACGGTTCCCAGCCAAAC AGGCCATCTGCAGCCAGTTACACATGGGAATATAAACCCAGAAACAGTTATAACCACTTCCAG GATGAGCCTCAGAAGCAGATCCAGGACCAGGCAAAGTCCCCACAGGCCAAGGAAGAGGGCTCCATGAACATCCTCAACTCTCACTCCCCCAAACACGAGAACAACCGTCCCACCTCGGTCATCCACGACCAGGGCCGCGCTCCCAACAATGCAGAGGAGTACACTGAG GATGGAGTCACAATCGGTCTGGAGGTTCTTCTGCCGAAAGAGGCTAAGCGCCACGCGGACACGAGCCCGCCCCTTCAGTACGACGTCTTCCTCTATAAAGTTGCCAACAGTGGAGAATCGGCTTCTCCCAGCAACCCCACCAACGCGTACTCTTCATCCCATCCAACCCCTAGATCGCCGAAAACCCCCAAGATGCCCAAGTCGCCTAAACACTCCAGGGAGCCACCACCCGGCGATCGGGAGCCCTTGTCTGGGAGGCACTCCTCACCTGGTCGCCACCCTTTGCCGGGTCGCCACCCATCCCCCACTCGCCACTCAGCACCCGGGTGCTATCCCTCCCATCACTCCTCCTCCCATTTCCAACGCatgcccacctcctcctccagcccaccTCAGCATCGCAGGTCCAGGGGCGCGTCTCAGGCCTCCGTCTCAGAATGTCCCCCAACTGGCGGAGGGCACCAGAGTGGAcacctccacccgtccccctcctcacctcacctcacccaGCCGCCTCCGTCACCATCCAGGGTGAAGTGCAGCCCGGTCAGCACCCGCTCCCTGCCGCCGCTCTCCTGA
- the LOC130518751 gene encoding chondroitin sulfate proteoglycan 5-like isoform X1, with product MAPGESRFLTWQVLLTISIVLAPVSAHGRHSLARRYHHHNQSSFSKEALNTRMVLSDDSAERDHLIGAGLSLGAKLPLSSKRLHSHKRSHLDIVEEDAPAGEELTAGGAGPDQPGNPLTDDVITVAFHSPAPDIVPSDVALDWTKVAKPQKQKSGNPPAWGLSDFYDYPPDDDLSAVDVTPEPEPSPSPPADMEDENPLLAGSPAAPTSTKSDMTGTSTPRATPMPGREKSDGLDVGGAMGADGCRLGFVLSGPGVCVSQCEIEPNFCFNGGVCTVIAGSGAFCRCNVQDYIWNKGTRCDWAVTEFQVMCVVVGVASLVLILLFMIIVFFAKRLHHLKNENRRLRRHSKYRPQSSEPQTDGLSVSTTADGSQPNVRKLCDTPPPAPQAHTHNLAYYDNIICQRPSAASYTWEYKPRNSYNHFQDEPQKQIQDQAKSPQAKEEGSMNILNSHSPKHENNRPTSVIHDQGRAPNNAEEYTEDGVTIGLEVLLPKEAKRHADTSPPLQYDVFLYKVANSGESASPSNPTNAYSSSHPTPRSPKTPKMPKSPKHSREPPPGDREPLSGRHSSPGRHPLPGRHPSPTRHSAPGCYPSHHSSSHFQRMPTSSSSPPQHRRSRGASQASVSECPPTGGGHQSGHLHPSPSSPHLTQPPPSPSRVKCSPVSTRSLPPLS from the exons ATGGCACCGGGTGAGAGTCGTTTCTTGACCTGGCAGGTGCTGCTGACCATCTCAATTGTCCTGGCGCCCGTGTCTGCTCACG GGAGACATTCACTGGCTCGGCGCTACCATCACCACAACCAATCATCCTTCAGCAAGGAGGCCTTGAACACCAGGATGGTTCTGAGTGATGACTCAGCAGAGAGGGACCACCTGATCGGTGCAGGTCTCAGTCTCGGGGCCAAACTACCGCTAAGCTCCAAACGTCTCCACTCACATAAACGCTCTCATCTAGACATCGTAGAGGAGGATGCGCCCGCAGGCGAGGAGCTCACcgctggaggagcaggtccaGACCAGCCAGGAAACCCTCTGACGGATGATGTCATAACCGTGGCGTTTCACAGTCCCGCTCCTGACATTGTGCCCTCTGATGTTGCGCTCGACTGGACCAAGGTCGCGAAACCCCAGAAGCAAAAAAGCGGGAACCCTCCTGCGTGGGGCCTTTCTGACTTTTACGACTACCCCCCCGACGACGACCTCTCGGCAGTGGACGTGACCCCAGAACCCGAGCCGAGCCCGTCACCCCCAGCCGACATGGAGGACGAGAATCCACTCCTCGCCGGCTCTCCTGCTGCACCTACCAGCACAAAGTCTGATATGACTGGCACATCCACCCCACGAGCTACTCCGATGCCAGGGCGGGAGAAGAGCGACGGGCTGGACGTTGGCGGCGCCATGGGGGCCGACGGCTGCAGGCTGGGCTTTGTACTGTCTGGACCTGGAgtttgtgtgtctcagtgtgaaaTTGAACCCAATTTCTGCTTCAATGGGGGTGTCTGTACTGTGATTGCAGGAAGCGGCGCCTTCTGCAG GTGTAATGTGCAGGACTATATCTGGAACAAAGGGACACGCTGTGATTGGGCCGTCACCGAATTCCAAGTGATGTGCGtggtggtgggcgtggcctcgctGGTTCTTATCCTCCTCTTTATGATCATCGTGTTCTTCGCCAAGAGGCTGCATCACCTCAAGAACGAGAACAGGCGCCTTCGCCGACACag TAAGTACCGCCCACAAAGCAGCGAGCCGCAGACGGATGGCCTCTCGGTTTCCACCACGGCCGACGGTTCCCAGCCAAACGTAAGGAAACTGTGCGACACCCCTCCGCCCGCTCCCCAAGCTCACACTCACAACCTGGCGTACTATGACAACATTATCTGTCAG AGGCCATCTGCAGCCAGTTACACATGGGAATATAAACCCAGAAACAGTTATAACCACTTCCAG GATGAGCCTCAGAAGCAGATCCAGGACCAGGCAAAGTCCCCACAGGCCAAGGAAGAGGGCTCCATGAACATCCTCAACTCTCACTCCCCCAAACACGAGAACAACCGTCCCACCTCGGTCATCCACGACCAGGGCCGCGCTCCCAACAATGCAGAGGAGTACACTGAG GATGGAGTCACAATCGGTCTGGAGGTTCTTCTGCCGAAAGAGGCTAAGCGCCACGCGGACACGAGCCCGCCCCTTCAGTACGACGTCTTCCTCTATAAAGTTGCCAACAGTGGAGAATCGGCTTCTCCCAGCAACCCCACCAACGCGTACTCTTCATCCCATCCAACCCCTAGATCGCCGAAAACCCCCAAGATGCCCAAGTCGCCTAAACACTCCAGGGAGCCACCACCCGGCGATCGGGAGCCCTTGTCTGGGAGGCACTCCTCACCTGGTCGCCACCCTTTGCCGGGTCGCCACCCATCCCCCACTCGCCACTCAGCACCCGGGTGCTATCCCTCCCATCACTCCTCCTCCCATTTCCAACGCatgcccacctcctcctccagcccaccTCAGCATCGCAGGTCCAGGGGCGCGTCTCAGGCCTCCGTCTCAGAATGTCCCCCAACTGGCGGAGGGCACCAGAGTGGAcacctccacccgtccccctcctcacctcacctcacccaGCCGCCTCCGTCACCATCCAGGGTGAAGTGCAGCCCGGTCAGCACCCGCTCCCTGCCGCCGCTCTCCTGA
- the LOC130518751 gene encoding chondroitin sulfate proteoglycan 5-like isoform X4: MAPGESRFLTWQVLLTISIVLAPVSAHGRHSLARRYHHHNQSSFSKEALNTRMVLSDDSAERDHLIGAGLSLGAKLPLSSKRLHSHKRSHLDIVEEDAPAGEELTAGGAGPDQPGNPLTDDVITVAFHSPAPDIVPSDVALDWTKVAKPQKQKSGNPPAWGLSDFYDYPPDDDLSAVDVTPEPEPSPSPPADMEDENPLLAGSPAAPTSTKSDMTGTSTPRATPMPGREKSDGLDVGGAMGADGCRLGFVLSGPGVCVSQCEIEPNFCFNGGVCTVIAGSGAFCRCNVQDYIWNKGTRCDWAVTEFQVMCVVVGVASLVLILLFMIIVFFAKRLHHLKNENRRLRRHSKYRPQSSEPQTDGLSVSTTADGSQPNDEPQKQIQDQAKSPQAKEEGSMNILNSHSPKHENNRPTSVIHDQGRAPNNAEEYTEDGVTIGLEVLLPKEAKRHADTSPPLQYDVFLYKVANSGESASPSNPTNAYSSSHPTPRSPKTPKMPKSPKHSREPPPGDREPLSGRHSSPGRHPLPGRHPSPTRHSAPGCYPSHHSSSHFQRMPTSSSSPPQHRRSRGASQASVSECPPTGGGHQSGHLHPSPSSPHLTQPPPSPSRVKCSPVSTRSLPPLS; this comes from the exons ATGGCACCGGGTGAGAGTCGTTTCTTGACCTGGCAGGTGCTGCTGACCATCTCAATTGTCCTGGCGCCCGTGTCTGCTCACG GGAGACATTCACTGGCTCGGCGCTACCATCACCACAACCAATCATCCTTCAGCAAGGAGGCCTTGAACACCAGGATGGTTCTGAGTGATGACTCAGCAGAGAGGGACCACCTGATCGGTGCAGGTCTCAGTCTCGGGGCCAAACTACCGCTAAGCTCCAAACGTCTCCACTCACATAAACGCTCTCATCTAGACATCGTAGAGGAGGATGCGCCCGCAGGCGAGGAGCTCACcgctggaggagcaggtccaGACCAGCCAGGAAACCCTCTGACGGATGATGTCATAACCGTGGCGTTTCACAGTCCCGCTCCTGACATTGTGCCCTCTGATGTTGCGCTCGACTGGACCAAGGTCGCGAAACCCCAGAAGCAAAAAAGCGGGAACCCTCCTGCGTGGGGCCTTTCTGACTTTTACGACTACCCCCCCGACGACGACCTCTCGGCAGTGGACGTGACCCCAGAACCCGAGCCGAGCCCGTCACCCCCAGCCGACATGGAGGACGAGAATCCACTCCTCGCCGGCTCTCCTGCTGCACCTACCAGCACAAAGTCTGATATGACTGGCACATCCACCCCACGAGCTACTCCGATGCCAGGGCGGGAGAAGAGCGACGGGCTGGACGTTGGCGGCGCCATGGGGGCCGACGGCTGCAGGCTGGGCTTTGTACTGTCTGGACCTGGAgtttgtgtgtctcagtgtgaaaTTGAACCCAATTTCTGCTTCAATGGGGGTGTCTGTACTGTGATTGCAGGAAGCGGCGCCTTCTGCAG GTGTAATGTGCAGGACTATATCTGGAACAAAGGGACACGCTGTGATTGGGCCGTCACCGAATTCCAAGTGATGTGCGtggtggtgggcgtggcctcgctGGTTCTTATCCTCCTCTTTATGATCATCGTGTTCTTCGCCAAGAGGCTGCATCACCTCAAGAACGAGAACAGGCGCCTTCGCCGACACag TAAGTACCGCCCACAAAGCAGCGAGCCGCAGACGGATGGCCTCTCGGTTTCCACCACGGCCGACGGTTCCCAGCCAAAC GATGAGCCTCAGAAGCAGATCCAGGACCAGGCAAAGTCCCCACAGGCCAAGGAAGAGGGCTCCATGAACATCCTCAACTCTCACTCCCCCAAACACGAGAACAACCGTCCCACCTCGGTCATCCACGACCAGGGCCGCGCTCCCAACAATGCAGAGGAGTACACTGAG GATGGAGTCACAATCGGTCTGGAGGTTCTTCTGCCGAAAGAGGCTAAGCGCCACGCGGACACGAGCCCGCCCCTTCAGTACGACGTCTTCCTCTATAAAGTTGCCAACAGTGGAGAATCGGCTTCTCCCAGCAACCCCACCAACGCGTACTCTTCATCCCATCCAACCCCTAGATCGCCGAAAACCCCCAAGATGCCCAAGTCGCCTAAACACTCCAGGGAGCCACCACCCGGCGATCGGGAGCCCTTGTCTGGGAGGCACTCCTCACCTGGTCGCCACCCTTTGCCGGGTCGCCACCCATCCCCCACTCGCCACTCAGCACCCGGGTGCTATCCCTCCCATCACTCCTCCTCCCATTTCCAACGCatgcccacctcctcctccagcccaccTCAGCATCGCAGGTCCAGGGGCGCGTCTCAGGCCTCCGTCTCAGAATGTCCCCCAACTGGCGGAGGGCACCAGAGTGGAcacctccacccgtccccctcctcacctcacctcacccaGCCGCCTCCGTCACCATCCAGGGTGAAGTGCAGCCCGGTCAGCACCCGCTCCCTGCCGCCGCTCTCCTGA
- the LOC130518751 gene encoding chondroitin sulfate proteoglycan 5-like isoform X2, with amino-acid sequence MAPGESRFLTWQVLLTISIVLAPVSAHGRHSLARRYHHHNQSSFSKEALNTRMVLSDDSAERDHLIGAGLSLGAKLPLSSKRLHSHKRSHLDIVEEDAPAGEELTAGGAGPDQPGNPLTDDVITVAFHSPAPDIVPSDVALDWTKVAKPQKQKSGNPPAWGLSDFYDYPPDDDLSAVDVTPEPEPSPSPPADMEDENPLLAGSPAAPTSTKSDMTGTSTPRATPMPGREKSDGLDVGGAMGADGCRLGFVLSGPGVCVSQCEIEPNFCFNGGVCTVIAGSGAFCRCNVQDYIWNKGTRCDWAVTEFQVMCVVVGVASLVLILLFMIIVFFAKRLHHLKNENRRLRRHSKYRPQSSEPQTDGLSVSTTADGSQPNVRKLCDTPPPAPQAHTHNLAYYDNIICQDEPQKQIQDQAKSPQAKEEGSMNILNSHSPKHENNRPTSVIHDQGRAPNNAEEYTEDGVTIGLEVLLPKEAKRHADTSPPLQYDVFLYKVANSGESASPSNPTNAYSSSHPTPRSPKTPKMPKSPKHSREPPPGDREPLSGRHSSPGRHPLPGRHPSPTRHSAPGCYPSHHSSSHFQRMPTSSSSPPQHRRSRGASQASVSECPPTGGGHQSGHLHPSPSSPHLTQPPPSPSRVKCSPVSTRSLPPLS; translated from the exons ATGGCACCGGGTGAGAGTCGTTTCTTGACCTGGCAGGTGCTGCTGACCATCTCAATTGTCCTGGCGCCCGTGTCTGCTCACG GGAGACATTCACTGGCTCGGCGCTACCATCACCACAACCAATCATCCTTCAGCAAGGAGGCCTTGAACACCAGGATGGTTCTGAGTGATGACTCAGCAGAGAGGGACCACCTGATCGGTGCAGGTCTCAGTCTCGGGGCCAAACTACCGCTAAGCTCCAAACGTCTCCACTCACATAAACGCTCTCATCTAGACATCGTAGAGGAGGATGCGCCCGCAGGCGAGGAGCTCACcgctggaggagcaggtccaGACCAGCCAGGAAACCCTCTGACGGATGATGTCATAACCGTGGCGTTTCACAGTCCCGCTCCTGACATTGTGCCCTCTGATGTTGCGCTCGACTGGACCAAGGTCGCGAAACCCCAGAAGCAAAAAAGCGGGAACCCTCCTGCGTGGGGCCTTTCTGACTTTTACGACTACCCCCCCGACGACGACCTCTCGGCAGTGGACGTGACCCCAGAACCCGAGCCGAGCCCGTCACCCCCAGCCGACATGGAGGACGAGAATCCACTCCTCGCCGGCTCTCCTGCTGCACCTACCAGCACAAAGTCTGATATGACTGGCACATCCACCCCACGAGCTACTCCGATGCCAGGGCGGGAGAAGAGCGACGGGCTGGACGTTGGCGGCGCCATGGGGGCCGACGGCTGCAGGCTGGGCTTTGTACTGTCTGGACCTGGAgtttgtgtgtctcagtgtgaaaTTGAACCCAATTTCTGCTTCAATGGGGGTGTCTGTACTGTGATTGCAGGAAGCGGCGCCTTCTGCAG GTGTAATGTGCAGGACTATATCTGGAACAAAGGGACACGCTGTGATTGGGCCGTCACCGAATTCCAAGTGATGTGCGtggtggtgggcgtggcctcgctGGTTCTTATCCTCCTCTTTATGATCATCGTGTTCTTCGCCAAGAGGCTGCATCACCTCAAGAACGAGAACAGGCGCCTTCGCCGACACag TAAGTACCGCCCACAAAGCAGCGAGCCGCAGACGGATGGCCTCTCGGTTTCCACCACGGCCGACGGTTCCCAGCCAAACGTAAGGAAACTGTGCGACACCCCTCCGCCCGCTCCCCAAGCTCACACTCACAACCTGGCGTACTATGACAACATTATCTGTCAG GATGAGCCTCAGAAGCAGATCCAGGACCAGGCAAAGTCCCCACAGGCCAAGGAAGAGGGCTCCATGAACATCCTCAACTCTCACTCCCCCAAACACGAGAACAACCGTCCCACCTCGGTCATCCACGACCAGGGCCGCGCTCCCAACAATGCAGAGGAGTACACTGAG GATGGAGTCACAATCGGTCTGGAGGTTCTTCTGCCGAAAGAGGCTAAGCGCCACGCGGACACGAGCCCGCCCCTTCAGTACGACGTCTTCCTCTATAAAGTTGCCAACAGTGGAGAATCGGCTTCTCCCAGCAACCCCACCAACGCGTACTCTTCATCCCATCCAACCCCTAGATCGCCGAAAACCCCCAAGATGCCCAAGTCGCCTAAACACTCCAGGGAGCCACCACCCGGCGATCGGGAGCCCTTGTCTGGGAGGCACTCCTCACCTGGTCGCCACCCTTTGCCGGGTCGCCACCCATCCCCCACTCGCCACTCAGCACCCGGGTGCTATCCCTCCCATCACTCCTCCTCCCATTTCCAACGCatgcccacctcctcctccagcccaccTCAGCATCGCAGGTCCAGGGGCGCGTCTCAGGCCTCCGTCTCAGAATGTCCCCCAACTGGCGGAGGGCACCAGAGTGGAcacctccacccgtccccctcctcacctcacctcacccaGCCGCCTCCGTCACCATCCAGGGTGAAGTGCAGCCCGGTCAGCACCCGCTCCCTGCCGCCGCTCTCCTGA
- the mrpl3 gene encoding 39S ribosomal protein L3, mitochondrial isoform X1 codes for MAAWTCRFLLRRGPLRTAERPFLLGCVRTVKTTTWFEEHLTEDNQEYMRKSLGEEYRRQIAEKLCPLKDEPWQRHKWTEGSRRVGLVAVKLGMAPIWTKTGERHVVTMLQVQDCHVIKYLPKEEYDGHTAALVVGGKNASPFYKSQHQMEMYGNAGVPPKQKLTTFKISDNALIKPGTPLYAAHFRPGQYVDVTAKSIGKGFQGVMKRWGFKGQPASHGQTKTHRRPGASGPGGDPAKVFKGKKMPGMLGNIYITAFGLKIWRVNTKYNVLYVHGSVPGHRNCVLKVRDTVLPTRSSTIANPPFPTYFTEEEGDLDEDLYEDNLFVHTEPSLTLT; via the exons ATGGCAGCGTGGACCTGCCGTTTTCTTCTGCGTCGAGGACCTCTTCGAACAGCTGAAAG ACCTTTTTTGCTGGGATGTGTCAGGACCGTAAAGACCACCACATGGTTTGAGGAACACCTCACTGAAGATAACCAGGAGTACATGAGGAAAAGTTTAGGGGAGGAATACAGAAGACAAATAGCTGAAAAGCTTTGCCCACTCAAAGATGAGCCTTGGCAGCGACATAAATGGACAgagg GGAGTCGAAGAGTTGGCTTAGTTGCTGTGAAGTTAGGCATGGCACCCATCTGGACTAAAACCGGAGAGAGACATGTAGTCACAATGTTACAG GTGCAAGACTGCCACGTAATAAAATATCTGCCCAAAGAGGAATATGATGGACACACCGCCGCCCTTGTGGTTGGAGGAAAAAATGCATCACCATTCTAC AAATCACAACATCAAATGGAGATGTACGGGAATGCAGGAGTTCCCCCCAAACAGAAACTCACTACGTTTAAAATCTCAGACAATGCTCTCATCAAGCCAG GCACTCCTCTGTACGCTGCACATTTCCGTCCTGGCCAGTATGTGGACGTGACGGCCAAATC CATCGGTAAGGGGTTTCAAGGTGTGATGAAGCGCTGggggttcaaaggtcagcctGCGAGCCACGGGCAAACCAAAACTCATCGCAGACCAGGAGCTTCTGGCCCCGGAGGG GACCCGGCAAaggtttttaaaggaaaaaagatgCCCGGCATGTTGGGAAATATTTACATCACAGCTTTTGGACTGAAG ATTTGGAGGGTCAACACCAAATATAATGTGCTGTATGTGCACGGCTCTGTTCCCGGCCACAGGAACTGCGTGCTGAAG GTAAGAGATACGGTTCTGCCGACGAGGAGCTCCACCATCGCCAACCCTCCTTTCCCCACCTACTTCACCGAAGAAGAGGGCGATTTGGACGAAGATCTGTACGAAGACAACTTGTTTGTTCACACAGAGCCGTCGTTAACGCTGACGTAA
- the mrpl3 gene encoding 39S ribosomal protein L3, mitochondrial isoform X2, whose product MLANAERPFLLGCVRTVKTTTWFEEHLTEDNQEYMRKSLGEEYRRQIAEKLCPLKDEPWQRHKWTEGSRRVGLVAVKLGMAPIWTKTGERHVVTMLQVQDCHVIKYLPKEEYDGHTAALVVGGKNASPFYKSQHQMEMYGNAGVPPKQKLTTFKISDNALIKPGTPLYAAHFRPGQYVDVTAKSIGKGFQGVMKRWGFKGQPASHGQTKTHRRPGASGPGGDPAKVFKGKKMPGMLGNIYITAFGLKIWRVNTKYNVLYVHGSVPGHRNCVLKVRDTVLPTRSSTIANPPFPTYFTEEEGDLDEDLYEDNLFVHTEPSLTLT is encoded by the exons ATGCTAGCTAATGCTGAGAG ACCTTTTTTGCTGGGATGTGTCAGGACCGTAAAGACCACCACATGGTTTGAGGAACACCTCACTGAAGATAACCAGGAGTACATGAGGAAAAGTTTAGGGGAGGAATACAGAAGACAAATAGCTGAAAAGCTTTGCCCACTCAAAGATGAGCCTTGGCAGCGACATAAATGGACAgagg GGAGTCGAAGAGTTGGCTTAGTTGCTGTGAAGTTAGGCATGGCACCCATCTGGACTAAAACCGGAGAGAGACATGTAGTCACAATGTTACAG GTGCAAGACTGCCACGTAATAAAATATCTGCCCAAAGAGGAATATGATGGACACACCGCCGCCCTTGTGGTTGGAGGAAAAAATGCATCACCATTCTAC AAATCACAACATCAAATGGAGATGTACGGGAATGCAGGAGTTCCCCCCAAACAGAAACTCACTACGTTTAAAATCTCAGACAATGCTCTCATCAAGCCAG GCACTCCTCTGTACGCTGCACATTTCCGTCCTGGCCAGTATGTGGACGTGACGGCCAAATC CATCGGTAAGGGGTTTCAAGGTGTGATGAAGCGCTGggggttcaaaggtcagcctGCGAGCCACGGGCAAACCAAAACTCATCGCAGACCAGGAGCTTCTGGCCCCGGAGGG GACCCGGCAAaggtttttaaaggaaaaaagatgCCCGGCATGTTGGGAAATATTTACATCACAGCTTTTGGACTGAAG ATTTGGAGGGTCAACACCAAATATAATGTGCTGTATGTGCACGGCTCTGTTCCCGGCCACAGGAACTGCGTGCTGAAG GTAAGAGATACGGTTCTGCCGACGAGGAGCTCCACCATCGCCAACCCTCCTTTCCCCACCTACTTCACCGAAGAAGAGGGCGATTTGGACGAAGATCTGTACGAAGACAACTTGTTTGTTCACACAGAGCCGTCGTTAACGCTGACGTAA